In the Hyphomonadaceae bacterium BL14 genome, one interval contains:
- the rpsL gene encoding 30S ribosomal protein S12, producing MPTINQLIRKPRKDKPKRNKVPALQACPQRRGVCTRVYTTTPKKPNSALRKVAKVRLTNGYEVVSYIPGEGHNLQEHSVVLIRGGRVKDLPGVRYHILRGVLDTQGVKDRRQRRSKYGAKRPK from the coding sequence ATGCCGACGATCAATCAGCTCATCCGCAAGCCGCGGAAAGACAAGCCCAAGCGCAACAAAGTGCCGGCCCTTCAGGCTTGCCCGCAGCGCCGTGGTGTTTGCACGCGCGTTTACACCACCACCCCGAAAAAGCCGAACTCGGCCTTGCGCAAAGTCGCCAAGGTCCGGTTGACCAACGGCTATGAGGTGGTGAGCTACATTCCAGGCGAAGGCCATAACCTGCAGGAGCACTCGGTTGTGCTGATCCGTGGCGGGCGCGTGAAGGACCTTCCCGGCGTGCGTTACCACATTCTGCGCGGCGTCCTGGACACCCAGGGCGTCAAGGACCGCCGCCAGCGCCGTTCGAAATACGGCGCGAAGCGTCCTAAATAA
- a CDS encoding DUF3422 family protein produces MDIRQWFGYGAARRAEGGVGAAQASGVHSDWRASQYPERDFMIKETHARTGYPLPRYARVSHMTRVFPSREDEFREALIKKLRPHDAALLKEQIASPDVRTRRKAAQTWFDSIGEAIRVLGLEHAGTLDNQDRTVALLSEALANMREHAAPAARDRLRAAAMQEAAKLDLLFEAGQPLHASDEAIEAFRDVHPTAAREHFRPYRPTGQTRYRWYNFWRLDGAPSPERRLRMNWEMFGASQNFTVFEDFRASAGGYDGSLAQTIASHQDGRQRSFLAPRAGPGAAADPNLEWTALDTLESEMALISKDGAWPGFSWTGELLVAAHYWIMPFEHVLADLEPTTAEQIRVGLLFDQEHERLQLDLSLVTKLADALEGLAMRVFRYPDKTAYGADRKDFVISRISNGQAILISDLRPTDRRTAHGEMASQAIILDIGLTSEERGRIVRRCTDIASARTLAFREFPYVDALTTAINSIGRKLNQCNSEILDVAHRDSAALWTDPDPEAPAQEPPQAEGRARYALERTLRRLRQLSINLSTLNAFITQGVTGAQVASQDYRRMVEERAKSLRETPLGGFQTLDAFLSRFFSTSDGIDRMAVRYDTLRRRVAEYSQLVRAEIELLELKQLQNQAGQQVDLLRRADVLGAIGIYLALLAIFQELTPDQANWPSIVDLVMIGIGAVGSLTLAHAIWKVVRGKSGGSSRARLFAGLGGFFVFAVWMLTRS; encoded by the coding sequence ATGGACATAAGGCAGTGGTTTGGATACGGCGCTGCGCGCCGGGCCGAGGGCGGCGTGGGCGCGGCCCAAGCCAGTGGGGTGCACTCCGATTGGCGGGCAAGCCAGTATCCCGAACGCGACTTCATGATCAAGGAAACGCACGCGCGGACGGGCTATCCGCTCCCGCGCTACGCCCGAGTCTCGCACATGACTCGCGTGTTCCCCAGCCGGGAGGACGAGTTTCGCGAAGCGCTGATCAAGAAACTGCGCCCGCATGACGCCGCGCTGCTGAAGGAACAGATCGCCAGCCCCGACGTGCGCACCCGGCGCAAGGCCGCCCAAACATGGTTCGACTCCATCGGCGAGGCGATCCGGGTCCTGGGTCTTGAGCACGCCGGAACGCTCGACAATCAGGACCGGACGGTGGCGCTCCTGTCCGAAGCGCTCGCCAATATGCGCGAGCATGCGGCGCCGGCTGCGCGCGACAGGTTGCGCGCAGCGGCGATGCAGGAGGCGGCGAAACTGGATTTGCTCTTTGAAGCAGGGCAGCCCTTGCATGCCAGTGACGAGGCGATCGAGGCCTTCAGAGACGTCCATCCGACTGCCGCCCGCGAGCATTTCCGCCCCTACCGCCCGACCGGCCAGACCCGATACCGCTGGTACAATTTCTGGCGTCTGGACGGCGCGCCCTCACCGGAACGCCGCTTGCGGATGAACTGGGAGATGTTTGGCGCCAGCCAGAACTTCACCGTCTTTGAGGACTTCCGGGCCAGCGCCGGGGGCTATGACGGCAGTCTGGCGCAGACGATTGCGTCGCATCAAGACGGCCGTCAGCGAAGCTTTCTGGCGCCGCGGGCCGGCCCTGGCGCGGCTGCGGATCCCAATCTTGAATGGACCGCGCTCGACACGCTGGAGAGCGAGATGGCTTTGATCTCGAAGGATGGCGCCTGGCCGGGCTTCAGCTGGACCGGCGAACTCCTGGTCGCAGCCCATTACTGGATCATGCCTTTCGAGCATGTGCTGGCCGATCTCGAACCCACAACCGCCGAGCAAATTCGCGTCGGGCTCCTCTTTGACCAGGAGCATGAGCGTCTTCAACTTGACCTGTCTCTGGTCACCAAACTCGCTGACGCTCTGGAAGGGCTTGCAATGCGGGTGTTCCGCTATCCTGACAAGACCGCCTATGGCGCGGACCGCAAGGACTTTGTGATCAGCCGGATATCGAATGGTCAGGCGATTCTGATCTCTGACCTGCGACCAACCGACCGCCGCACGGCGCACGGAGAGATGGCCTCACAAGCCATCATTCTGGACATTGGCCTGACCTCCGAGGAGCGCGGACGGATAGTCAGGCGGTGCACTGATATCGCCTCGGCGCGCACCCTCGCCTTTCGCGAGTTTCCTTATGTTGACGCCCTCACAACGGCGATCAACAGCATCGGGCGCAAACTCAATCAGTGCAATTCGGAAATTCTCGATGTCGCCCACCGCGACTCGGCGGCGCTCTGGACTGACCCGGACCCCGAAGCCCCGGCCCAGGAGCCGCCACAGGCAGAAGGCCGCGCACGATACGCCCTGGAGCGTACCTTGAGGCGGCTGCGCCAGCTCTCCATCAATCTCAGCACGCTCAATGCGTTCATCACCCAAGGGGTGACAGGCGCACAAGTGGCCAGCCAGGATTATCGCCGCATGGTTGAGGAGCGAGCCAAAAGCTTGCGTGAGACTCCGCTAGGCGGCTTTCAGACACTGGATGCATTCTTGAGCCGGTTCTTCAGCACGTCCGATGGGATCGACCGCATGGCGGTGCGCTACGACACGCTGCGCCGACGGGTCGCGGAGTACTCCCAGCTTGTGCGCGCTGAAATCGAGCTGCTGGAGCTCAAACAGCTGCAAAACCAGGCCGGGCAGCAGGTAGACTTGTTGCGCCGGGCGGATGTGCTTGGTGCGATTGGCATCTATCTGGCCTTGCTAGCCATATTTCAGGAGCTCACGCCGGACCAGGCCAATTGGCCGAGCATCGTCGATCTGGTCATGATCGGTATTGGCGCTGTAGGCAGCCTGACACTCGCTCATGCGATCTGGAAAGTCGTCAGGGGCAAGTCGGGTGGATCCAGCAGAGCAAGACTGTTCGCCGGTCTTGGCGGGTTCTTTGTATTCGCTGTCTGGATGCTGACCCGTTCTTGA
- the rpoC gene encoding DNA-directed RNA polymerase subunit beta' — protein sequence MNQEVMNIFNPSVEGPAFDRIRISLASPEKILSWSFGEVKKPETINYRTFKPERDGLFCARIFGPIKDYECLCGKYKRIKYKGIICEKCGVEVTLARVRRERMGHIELAAPVAHIWFLKSLPSRISMMMDMALKDVERVLYFEAYIVMEPGLTPLQKHQLLTEEEYYEAVDEYGEDAFTAGIGAEAIREIMIGMDLAKEVERMREDMLETGSELKLKKLSKRIKLLESFMMSKNKPEWMIMTVVPVIPPELRPLVPLDGGRFATSDLNDLYRRVINRNNRLKRLIELRAPDIIIRNEKRMLQEAVDALFDNGRRGRVITGANKRPLKSLADMLKGKQGRFRQNLLGKRVDYSGRSVIVVGPELKLHECGLPKKMALELFKPFIYARLDAKGLSGTVKQSKKLVEKERPEVWDVLDEVIREHPVMLNRAPTLHRLGIQAFEPKLIEGKAIQLHPLVCAAFNADFDGDQMAVHVPLSLEAQLEARVLMMSTNNILSPANGKPIIVPSQDIVLGLYYLSIVKDGEPGQGMVFATMGEIEAALDAGVVTLHSKIKARYAYIDAEGNQVTKVIETTPGRMKILEHMPRHQLLGPKLLDELLTKKAIGTMIDEVYRHTGQKATVIFCDRIMQLGFREAARAGISFGKDDMLIPAAKAVLVGETRKLVGEYEQQYVDGLITKGEKYNKVVDAWAKCTDKVADAMMDEISDPSKGVPGEVNSVYMMAHSGARGSKNQMKQLAGMRGLMARPDGSIIETPIISNFKEGLTVLEYFNSTHGARKGLADTALKTANSGYLTRRLVDVAQDCIITEADCGTSQGIKLGAVIDGGEVAVSLGARLLGRTTAEDIKNPSTGEVIAPADTYLDEDLCAAIEAANVTSVKARSPLTCETRVGVCAACYGRDLARGTKVNMGEAIGVIAAQSIGEPGTQLTMRTFHIGGTAQVSEQSFIEASHDGKMTFTERSTVKTADGDFIVMTRNMQIAVTGPDGLEMESYKLPYGARLRVDAGKGVKRGDRLAEWDPYTMPIVTEVAGKVKFIDAIDGLSVKDDTDEATGIASKVVIDWRGTGAKSKDIQPAIVVTDEKGEPVKLPNGQTANYMLSVGAILSIVDGDEVRPGDVLARIPTEGAKTRDITGGLPRVAELFEARRPKDHAIIAEMTGRVEFGRDYKNKRRISITPEGEGGEPVEYLVPKGKHLSVQEGDVIQRGEYLIDGNPAPHDILRIMGVEALASYLVNEIQEVYRLQGVPINDKHIEVIVRQMLQKVEVLEAGDTGYLAGEHVDKIEFIETNERLQKEKKKQATGESVLLGITKASLQTRSFISAASFQETTRVLTEAAIQGKVDMLEGLKENVIVGRLIPAGTGGTMRQYQVDADKRDRARIAEQEAAAEAEAEAEALPAEIAAAADAEADSDA from the coding sequence TGTTCTGCGCGCGCATCTTTGGTCCGATCAAGGACTATGAGTGCCTGTGCGGCAAGTACAAGCGGATCAAGTACAAGGGCATTATCTGCGAGAAGTGCGGCGTGGAAGTCACGCTGGCGCGCGTACGCCGCGAGCGCATGGGCCATATCGAGCTCGCTGCGCCGGTGGCCCATATCTGGTTCCTGAAATCATTGCCCTCGCGCATTTCCATGATGATGGACATGGCGCTCAAGGATGTGGAGCGCGTGCTCTACTTTGAGGCCTATATCGTCATGGAGCCGGGCCTGACCCCGCTGCAGAAGCACCAGCTTCTGACCGAGGAAGAGTATTACGAGGCCGTCGACGAGTATGGCGAGGACGCCTTCACCGCCGGCATCGGCGCCGAGGCGATCCGCGAGATCATGATCGGCATGGACCTGGCCAAAGAAGTCGAGCGCATGCGTGAAGACATGCTCGAGACCGGGTCTGAGCTGAAGCTGAAGAAGCTTTCCAAGCGCATCAAGCTCTTGGAATCCTTCATGATGTCGAAGAACAAGCCGGAATGGATGATCATGACGGTTGTCCCGGTCATCCCGCCCGAGCTGCGCCCGCTGGTGCCGCTGGACGGTGGCCGCTTTGCGACCTCGGACCTGAACGACCTGTACCGCCGGGTGATCAACCGGAATAACCGCCTGAAGCGCCTGATCGAGCTGCGCGCGCCGGACATCATCATCCGCAACGAGAAGCGCATGCTTCAAGAAGCGGTCGATGCGTTGTTCGACAATGGCCGCCGCGGCCGGGTGATCACGGGTGCCAACAAGCGTCCGCTCAAATCACTCGCCGACATGCTCAAGGGCAAGCAGGGCCGGTTCCGTCAGAACCTGCTGGGCAAGCGCGTGGATTATTCGGGCCGTTCGGTGATCGTGGTGGGCCCGGAGCTGAAGCTGCACGAGTGCGGCCTGCCCAAGAAGATGGCGCTGGAGCTGTTCAAGCCCTTCATCTATGCGCGTCTCGACGCCAAGGGTCTGTCCGGCACGGTCAAGCAGTCCAAGAAGCTGGTCGAGAAAGAGCGCCCCGAAGTCTGGGACGTGCTCGACGAGGTGATCCGCGAGCACCCGGTCATGCTGAACCGGGCGCCGACGCTGCACCGTCTGGGCATCCAGGCTTTCGAACCCAAGCTGATCGAAGGCAAGGCCATCCAGCTTCACCCGCTGGTCTGCGCCGCGTTCAACGCCGACTTTGACGGTGACCAGATGGCCGTGCACGTGCCGCTGAGCCTTGAGGCCCAGCTGGAAGCGCGCGTCCTGATGATGTCGACCAACAACATCCTGTCGCCGGCCAACGGCAAGCCGATCATCGTGCCGTCGCAGGATATCGTGCTGGGCCTGTACTATCTGTCCATCGTCAAGGACGGTGAGCCGGGCCAGGGCATGGTGTTCGCCACCATGGGCGAGATCGAAGCGGCGCTGGACGCCGGCGTGGTTACGCTGCACTCGAAGATCAAGGCGCGCTACGCCTATATCGACGCCGAAGGCAATCAGGTCACCAAGGTGATCGAGACCACCCCGGGCCGGATGAAAATCCTGGAGCACATGCCTCGTCACCAGCTGCTCGGGCCGAAACTGCTTGACGAGCTGCTGACCAAAAAGGCCATCGGCACGATGATTGACGAGGTCTATCGTCACACCGGTCAGAAGGCGACGGTGATCTTCTGCGACCGCATCATGCAGCTTGGCTTCCGCGAAGCGGCCCGCGCGGGCATTTCGTTCGGCAAGGACGACATGCTGATCCCGGCGGCCAAGGCCGTGCTGGTGGGCGAAACCCGCAAACTGGTCGGCGAGTACGAGCAGCAATACGTGGACGGCCTGATCACCAAGGGTGAGAAGTACAACAAGGTCGTCGACGCCTGGGCCAAATGCACCGACAAGGTCGCCGACGCCATGATGGACGAGATTTCCGATCCGTCCAAAGGCGTGCCCGGCGAGGTCAACTCGGTCTACATGATGGCGCACTCCGGCGCGCGTGGCTCGAAGAACCAGATGAAACAGCTGGCCGGCATGCGGGGCCTGATGGCGCGTCCGGACGGATCGATCATCGAGACGCCGATCATCTCCAACTTCAAGGAGGGGCTGACGGTTCTGGAATACTTCAACTCCACCCACGGCGCGCGCAAGGGCCTGGCAGACACGGCGCTGAAAACCGCCAACTCCGGCTATCTCACCCGCCGTCTGGTGGACGTGGCGCAGGACTGCATCATCACCGAAGCCGATTGCGGCACCTCGCAAGGCATCAAGCTGGGCGCGGTGATCGATGGCGGCGAAGTTGCGGTCTCCCTGGGCGCACGCCTGCTGGGCCGCACCACGGCGGAAGACATCAAGAACCCGTCCACCGGGGAGGTCATTGCCCCCGCCGACACCTATCTGGACGAGGATCTGTGCGCGGCCATCGAAGCGGCCAATGTCACCTCGGTGAAGGCGCGTTCGCCGCTGACCTGCGAGACCCGCGTGGGCGTCTGCGCGGCCTGTTACGGCCGTGACCTGGCGCGCGGCACGAAGGTGAATATGGGCGAGGCAATCGGTGTGATCGCCGCCCAGTCCATCGGCGAGCCGGGCACCCAGCTGACCATGCGCACCTTCCACATCGGCGGCACAGCGCAGGTCTCCGAGCAGTCCTTCATCGAAGCCAGCCACGACGGCAAGATGACCTTCACCGAGCGGTCCACCGTGAAAACCGCCGACGGCGACTTCATCGTGATGACGCGCAACATGCAGATCGCGGTGACCGGTCCGGATGGCCTGGAGATGGAAAGCTACAAGCTGCCCTACGGCGCGCGTCTGCGTGTGGACGCGGGCAAGGGCGTCAAGCGCGGCGACCGTCTGGCCGAGTGGGACCCCTACACCATGCCGATCGTCACCGAGGTGGCCGGCAAGGTGAAGTTCATTGACGCTATCGATGGTCTGTCGGTCAAGGACGACACCGACGAAGCCACCGGCATTGCCTCGAAAGTGGTGATCGACTGGCGCGGTACGGGCGCAAAGTCCAAGGACATCCAGCCGGCCATCGTGGTGACCGATGAAAAGGGCGAACCGGTCAAGCTGCCCAACGGGCAGACGGCCAACTACATGCTCTCCGTGGGCGCGATCCTGTCAATCGTCGACGGAGACGAGGTGCGCCCCGGCGACGTGCTGGCGCGGATCCCGACCGAAGGCGCCAAGACGCGCGACATCACCGGCGGTCTGCCGCGGGTGGCCGAGCTGTTCGAGGCCCGCCGCCCCAAGGATCACGCGATCATCGCCGAAATGACCGGCCGCGTGGAGTTCGGACGCGACTACAAGAACAAGCGCCGCATCTCCATCACGCCCGAAGGCGAGGGCGGTGAGCCGGTGGAATACCTGGTGCCCAAGGGCAAGCACCTGTCCGTGCAGGAAGGCGATGTCATCCAGCGCGGCGAGTACCTGATCGATGGCAACCCGGCACCGCATGACATTCTGCGGATCATGGGTGTCGAGGCGCTGGCGAGCTATCTCGTCAACGAGATCCAGGAAGTCTACCGCCTGCAGGGCGTGCCGATCAACGACAAGCATATTGAAGTGATCGTGCGTCAGATGCTGCAGAAGGTCGAAGTCCTCGAGGCGGGCGATACCGGCTATCTGGCCGGCGAGCACGTGGACAAGATCGAGTTCATCGAGACCAATGAGCGCCTGCAAAAAGAGAAGAAGAAGCAGGCCACCGGCGAATCGGTGCTGCTGGGCATCACCAAGGCGAGCCTGCAGACCCGCTCCTTCATCTCGGCGGCGTCCTTCCAGGAGACCACCCGCGTGCTGACCGAAGCCGCCATCCAGGGCAAGGTCGACATGCTGGAAGGCCTGAAAGAGAACGTCATCGTGGGCCGCCTTATCCCGGCAGGCACCGGCGGGACCATGCGCCAGTACCAGGTCGACGCCGACAAGCGCGACCGCGCCCGCATCGCCGAACAGGAAGCCGCCGCCGAGGCGGAAGCCGAAGCCGAAGCCCTGCCGGCCGAAATCGCCGCAGCCGCCGACGCCGAAGCGGACAGTGACGCCTGA